The Liolophura sinensis isolate JHLJ2023 chromosome 12, CUHK_Ljap_v2, whole genome shotgun sequence genome segment GTTcatatgcaaatatttttaGCGTGATATAGTCTGCAACAGTATTCGGTAAAGGGTATAACCGCTCTGGGTTCCAGTGCTTTTGAGGCACCAGAGTAGGGATAACACAGACTGACGCTAAGAAAAGGATCGTTACTCCTCTTTCATTGCTTCACTTTTGTGAGTGAATGAGTcctggggtttaatgtcgtacttgacaatataatttttagtcatatgacggcgtCCTTAgcgtgcatgtacgtgtaatgtgcctccttgttgcagggcggatttccacccctctatcatcttgtgctgcttcactgagacgccttgccaagggcaagtaagcagccccacctgaatcattatactgatacaggttaaccagtcgttacactgtcccttcatgctgaacaccaagccaggaagctacaacttcctctgttaacGTTCTacgtgtgacccgacccaggattgaccctggatctaccgcctcgaCGCGGACGCTCCAcaaactgagccatcggggccggttgCTGCTTCACCTCTATGTGATGATACCTGCTGATATATCCCCTGGTGAGTGTTAAATGTCATTCTTCAAACTGACCTTGAGATTGTCAAACCCGATGGCCCATTTtcgctgctgacaacgaggaacaTGCCGTATAGACCCGCCTAAACAGATTCGCGGTTCCAAGCCGTTTCCAAACACTTAATTTTCTACAGTAGTACGCTGTCATGCGCGCGGATTACTGCTTTGGTTTGTCAGCCTAACTACAAAAACTTTGAGAGtatccgcctcgaagtcgggagatctcGGCATCAAACCTAGAtcgggtcatacaaaagacttactttcttggcgctcagcagtgagaggttaaaccaaggaaacacgactgattggcccggtgtcagtataatttgacttgTAATATACCCCCCTTAGAAAACAAAAGTTAAGGAAATAAAGACGTGACAAGGAGAACATGAGTCAGCAGGCTATGTATCCGCAGTGGCCTGAATCACGAATTGAATGACCACGAAGCAGTACGAAAGACTACGAATCCAAACACAATTAGATTACGACGTCAGTTCGTTACGGTTCGGCAAAAAATTGAACGGGACTTAAAATCCCAGTAACTCCTACACTGACAAGTTACGACATAACCTGTGAGCAAGAAATTGAGGGTAATCTTTGACAGGTCGGACGACAAGTCGTGGAGGTGTTGGCAACAAATATTGAAGAGCTTTGAGATATCGTGAGGCAGTCGGAGTGGTCGCAGAAGGTCTTTTGTGCATGTACAGCTCGGATCTACACAAATTCAGACCAGTCTCAACTGTACGTTGTactacaattatttatttacctatttaatTGGTGTGTTTTGgtcaatactcaagaatatttcacttatacaacagcttCAAGCATTATAGACgggggaaaccgggcggagcctcGGAAAAAAGCCACCACCTCccgcaggttgcagccagaccTTTCAACGTACAGTCGGAGAGAAAGCAAGCTATCTTCATAAATCGTAAACAAATTTTCGTCAAAGAGCGCCTTTGTTTCCATGCAATCATGTAGCTACAACGGATAAATAAAGGAGCTTAACAAGAGTCGATGGGACAACAAAGAAGTTGTTCTTGTCACAATGCTACAACAGGCTATGATGGTGAGATGTTTGTACTTCATGTTGTATGAGCGTTGCGCCACTCTAAAAAGGGCCCGTGAAGTAACCTATACAGTTTGAGTACCTTGATGACTAGGTACATTCCCGCTTTTTCGATACTGTGTAAATCATTTACGAGTTTCTGACTGTCCGGCCATGTGGACAGCTGCCCATCTCAGGATCCATCCATCCGTCCGTTCGCGCGTATGAGAGTTTgttcgttcgttcgttcgttcgttcgttTGTTCGTTCGTCCGTCCGTTAGTAGTCCAATTTGGGCAAATCTTGAAACAAATTCATTCCCTACATTTTGCTAAACTTCACATCTCTTAATGGCTAGGAAATATATCGAAATTGAATGCAGCGAAATTTTACAATATTAGTTAAATTATGCGCGTTTGTTAATAGCATTCTCCCTTTTGCATCTCTAAATTGAGAacctataaaactgaacacttgCCTTCGACCAATATGACATTATGTTACACGAGCGAACGTTCGCCGGTGTGGCCTGAAGTGTTTTCTCCGGGCATTCCGCTTTCCTGCACCTAAATatggtaaaataaaatctattctatatatgacgttaaacaacgatacaaaaatgtcatttgtacAATTCATGCTCTTTTGTATGTTTACATAACGATTGAAATTAACCATGCTGTTAGACAATGAATCAACCAGTTATATGCATTAAACATCACTACACAGTACTTTTGTTTGCAGCGTTATTTGTCACAGATGTTAGAATGaattaaacacaaacattatGTACACTCGTAAAATCaccattatttttgtttttttcaagctTTGCTCTGTGAACCCTGTTGGCTTTGtttcgtttgtttttgttttttttttgttttttttttgtttttttgccttTGAAGTTAACACGCGTATAGAAACATATTTTGGAAAACACGGGGATTTGTTTTCGAAACCACTCACATTATGATCATTGAAATACACTGTTACTTGCACGTTGTACTGATAACAGTCATAATATACTCTCGAGTTAAAAAATAATAGAAAGGTGGATGAACCGGTTTATTCCGGATGAACGTACATGGAAAATTTTACGAAAACAAACGACGATATGTATGCCTCAAAGCATTACACAAAGTATTAGAACAAAAGTTTACCAAGGCTTTTTGTTCACcattagtaataataataataataatcaccACAAAatgcagaatatttcatttgtggtTATGCAAAATGGGGGAAACATTGTAACGGGAGATGAAATCAAACACTATCGCTTTGATCAAGAATCGGCCGGCTTCAGCGACGGAGACACTTTAAACCACTGAGTCAGTAAGGGGTGAATGAGTGCTTAGGGTCTAACGTCGTGCTTGACAATTTTTCGGTTATTTGGCGGCGAAGGTTcacttagggtgcatgtaatgtgcctccttgttacagggtggatttgcaccgctcttttagctagtgctgcttcacttagacgacttatcgaaggcaagtaagccgacccacacgagctattatactgatactcaCCAAAAAGTCAATGGACTATCAGCTGACCAGCTGAGCTATCGGGGCTGGTGAAATAGTGAGGATCACAAACATTTGTGACTCTACTGTGACTAGCTAATCAAACTGACCTATCGTCAAGCTTGTGTCTCTCTGGTTGTCCTCAGCAACTTTGTGCTAGTATTTGTTAAGCTCATTCACCTATAGTCTAATAGAGGTGGAATACTGCCGATCTGTTGAGCTCATAATCATGTAAGGTTTGTTTTCCTGCATAAAGATTCCTGCATTAAGCATTCGGGATTCAGTTTCAACGGTCGTGACAGTTCTACTTTCTGACGAGGCAAAACATGCACCTGAAGAACAAAGCGACTAATCAGCGAAAAGTGGAAGACTTCACAGCTTAGACCTGAATACTGCCAGTCCCAAACGGTTTTTCCTAGGCTCGATTTTGATCTCCATTTTTGATTTTCCAGTCACGTGAATGGAGTCGAGGGAAAAGCCGTGGGGATGGGTTGTTGTTGCTGCATCCTTCATGGTACACACTTTGGTGTTCGGGGTGTGCTGGTCATCCGGTATCTTCAACTCGATCTTTTTGGAAGTCTTTGGGGCCTCTAAAGCGACAACATCATGGGCTGGAGGACTGAATATGGCCACCTTGTGTGCCGTAGGTGAGCATATTTACGGTGGAATAATAATAAGGGTCGAAAACTCTAgctaaaggaaaagaaattacatgtataacaaaacaaCGTTGGATTTTCAGGGGAACATTTCACCAAACCAATTCATTTATCTAAACGTTTATAATGACATAAAGCAAAGTTTCCATTTTTTATGTGAAGCTTGTATATCATGTATATCAATAAACCTGCTTTCACAAGGTGCTATCGAATAGCATTCAAAGGTGACACAACAGATGTAAAAATCGTTCGCGTAATAGAGTTTGTTATATGTTTATTCGAATTTTCGCATTAGACGAATCGAATCGACAAATCACATAGTGTGGATGCGACATTCCGTTATTGTCTAGATAACCTAACGCATTTCTGATAGGCTGACGTCACTAAACTTAAATTTATTCATACGCACCCGTGTGTTTTGCATTCTACTTCACAGGCCCTCTCGCCAGTGTCTTGATAAACAGATTTGACTGTCAAAAAGTGGCGATATTTGGAGGTCTGATTATGTCGTTTGGCCTCGGCATTTGCTACTTCGCACAAAGTATTTTCTTTATGATCGGATCGTTTGGATTTGTGGCAGGTAGGTTCTTACATCAGTACATCACATAGAAAAGTTCGTTAGTTACTTTCCAAAGCTAGGAGGTTTATTGCAGGTATTCTGGTATATATCCTTCACACCAAAAACCTGAGTACAATGATATATCGGTGTGTTAAAATTTCTTGAGTCAAACATTCTtgaaccaaacaaataaatttccgGTTTTAAGAGATTAATTCTTTTATTTCAGGTTTTGGAGGTGGAATTTGCTACATCCCTGCCGTTGCTATCACCAGTTACTATTTTGACAAGAGACGGTCAATTGCGATCGGATTAGCCGTTTCTGGGATCGGTTTAGGATCGTTCGGATTTCCTCCTCTGATCCGATTTTTACATCACCAATTCGGTTGGCGGGGCTCGTTTCTAGTTTTGGCTGCACTCGTTCTGAACATCTGTGTGTGTGGCGCCCTCATGCGGCCGATTACTGTCAGGGAGATACTTAATAATGGCGACAATAAGCTAATGGACATGAGCCTTTTGAGGAATTATGGATTCGTCTTCCTTGGTGTAAACAACATGTTCTTTTGCTTTGGATTTTCGGTGGTATCCGTACACTTGGCGGCATACTCGGAGTCTCAAGGCACGAATACAAACTGGAGCTCCTGGCTAATATCCGCGATTGGAATGTCAAACTTGGTGGGTCGGATTACGTTTGGGTTCCTTGGCCAATGTCGTAAACTTGACATCATCGTCATGTACGCAGTGGGTTTTTTTATATGTGGTCTCACGATCGCCCTCATGCCCGCTTTTCCCAGCGACAGTCTCCGAATGGTGCTCGGCTCGATGTTCGGATTCCTCTCGGGTTGTTTCGGAACTCTGCTTGTGCCAATCGTCGCGGCGCTCGTCGGCCTTCATAGGCTGTCCAATGCCTATGGACTACTTCTAGTCTTTGAAGGAATAGGAACATTATCTGGGGCTCCTTTTGCAGGTAATTATCATAGATAGATAGTTGTAAAGTTGTTAGTGCTGTTTTGCAATGCAAATGAGTACGGCGAAGCGAATTCTGGACCAGagaagtctaataaattgcaaatgatGTCTCTGCATTTCTCCCCCAAATAATTTTTACGCCATGGGGCAAGGGTGGTGTGAGTTGcaactttttaagcatttacgtcgGCAGTTAGAATAGAACTTCCAACTAAGTTAATTTGACAAGAGAACGGATTTAGTCGGTTAAGTGTGATTATTTTCTGCCTTTACACTGTCGTAGTTCCTCAGGTTTTATACTCTGTATGCTCAAATCTTTTTGTATATTCAAATGCAGTTTTATTAACAGCTTTCTACAAAGGAAAGATGAAAAAGTCGGTCAACTACATTAAATGCAGGACTGTTAACTTCGTTTGAGAgaagaatgtaataaaacactttacagcatagagaataaaagcaGAGCAGCCATGGTTGTTTGCTGATTGATAAATGGTGACACCTACATGGTGTAATACATCACTTattgttttattctaaatgcTTATGTTAATGCTGAAAAAATAGTAGAAAATCACACGCCTCCCACACACTTCAAATAATCAACATCAGCTTAATCAACATCTGCTCGGATCTACTCGGCATGTTTCGGAAATTACCATATCGGCTTATCCAATCATCTCTGTTTTCGTCTGATTCCATGACGTCAGCAATTACTGTAGAATTATGACAATTTTATCATAAGAGATTGGGAAAATATGGCTTTAGGGAGAATGCTTTTTAGTAGGAAATTGGTAAATATTGTCCTATAGCCAGTAGTCTATATACTACTCCGTAGTTACGTGTAACACCTGTCTGCGAGAATGGATTCGGACGATACGTACCACACATCCACTGCGATTTACCTGAGTTCAAATACCACTTTTTGTGTGTCGTTGTGAGTCATTTTTATTAGGTCCTATCAGTATCTTTAGATAGCGATCGTTGGAATTCAAAACATATCACATGAACGTCTCTTTATGTCATAATGCATGACCCGcaagtaaataatttttaataaatccagttttttctgtttgtctATTGGCTATTCTCTTCTTCTCCAGGTTGGTTGTTCGATATCACTCAGCAATATGACGCCTCCCTGTTCGTGGGCGGTGGATTCCTCACCCTCAGCTCAGCCTTTATGGTTGGACCCTTCATCAAAATCCGGACAGACGCCAAACATGACGTTATGGAATTACAAATGGACGACTTACAAGTGATGGAGGAAAACGTCTAGCAAATCTTAGTTGAAGCATGCGAACTCCCGGTGTATTACGGCTGCAATTCCGGTGTGTCGCAGTTCTGTTCCTGGTGTGTCACGACTGTACCACCCGTCTATTACTGCTGTACTCCCGCTGAAATCCCAGTGTGTCACAGTTCTGTTCCTGGTGTGTCACCACTGTACCACCGGTCTATTACAGCCGTACTCCCGCTGAAATCCCAGTGTGTCACTGTTCTGTTCCTGGTGTGTCACCACTGTACCACCGGTCTATTACAGCCGTACTCCCGCTGAAATCTCAATGTGTCACAGTTCTGTTCCTGGTGTGTCACAACTGTACCACCGGTCTATTACACCTGTACTCCCGCTGAAATCCCAGTGTGTCACAGTTCTGTTCACCACTACACCACCAGCCTATTACGGCAACATTCCCAGTGTGTCATTTTTGTACTCCCGCTATGCAACAACTGCACCACAGGTGTATCACGACTGCACCACCAGTATATCAGGACTGCACCACGGGTGTATCACGACTGAAGTCCCAGTATGTCACGGTTGGTACagatctcaagaatatttcacatagcGGCCAacactatggtggaaggaaacctaaCGGAGCCAGGTCAGTTATCTACAGGAGTGACAATCACATTCAGTGAAACACAGCTGCGATTATCATAATCAGTGATCCACAGGTGTGACAGTCACAATCAGTGATCCACAGGTGTGACAATCACAATCAGTGATCCACAGGTAGGATAATCACAATCAGTGATCAACAGGTGTGACAACCACAATCAGTGATCAACAGGTGTGACAATCACAATTAATGATCCACAGGTGTGACAATCATACATGTGTCAATAATATAAACCATCACACATTGGAAACGCATATCGGAGTTGTTGTCGAACGCGAAACAAGAACTTGTCGAAATTTTTCATATAAAATCGAAGCAAAATCTTCGGGGGTCATGAAGACTTATTGTGGTCAAGGCAATATTCTTCTGGGCACAGATTTTCGTTTCACAATATGAACTCTTCATTTCCACTGGTTGTTTGTCTGTtctaagttttatttatttatttatttgattggtgttttacaccgtactcgagaatatttcacttttacg includes the following:
- the LOC135479807 gene encoding monocarboxylate transporter 13-like, with protein sequence MESREKPWGWVVVAASFMVHTLVFGVCWSSGIFNSIFLEVFGASKATTSWAGGLNMATLCAVGPLASVLINRFDCQKVAIFGGLIMSFGLGICYFAQSIFFMIGSFGFVAGFGGGICYIPAVAITSYYFDKRRSIAIGLAVSGIGLGSFGFPPLIRFLHHQFGWRGSFLVLAALVLNICVCGALMRPITVREILNNGDNKLMDMSLLRNYGFVFLGVNNMFFCFGFSVVSVHLAAYSESQGTNTNWSSWLISAIGMSNLVGRITFGFLGQCRKLDIIVMYAVGFFICGLTIALMPAFPSDSLRMVLGSMFGFLSGCFGTLLVPIVAALVGLHRLSNAYGLLLVFEGIGTLSGAPFAGWLFDITQQYDASLFVGGGFLTLSSAFMVGPFIKIRTDAKHDVMELQMDDLQVMEENV